The Leptospira kmetyi serovar Malaysia str. Bejo-Iso9 region ACGCGGAATAATTCGGAAAAAATCAACCGATCAAGAATTTAATATTATTTTTATCGAATGGACAACGCAGGTCGTGGAAGACCGCGAGGCAAGGATTACGAAAAAAACCTCGCTAAACGTAATCGTATCGAACATTCAAAAGAGATTCAGCATAAATCGAGTAAGGTAAATGAAAAACTTATTAGCCTTGCTAAGTCTTGGTTCAATCAAGTAAACACCGCTGAAGTCGCAGGACGACAGCCCGTTTATACCTACGACCAGATGCAACAGATGAGGGATGGAATCAATCTTCGTCCTTCCTGGCGGATTCCTATTTCTAACCTTCGAAGTGCAAGTTACGGCACCTCCCTTATCTCAGCGATTCAAACAGTACGAGTCGAAGATTTGAATCGATTCGCTCGTATCAATTCAAAATCGGGTCTTTGGTTTCGAATGGAAGATGAGGATCTAGAGATAACCGACGAGATCAGTTCGAGAATGAAATTTTGCGGACGCTGGTTTGACAAGATGGGCGACCTTACACCTGGTTGGGCAAACAGAGATCATCTAGTTTCCGTTTTTGAGATGATGCTCAGAGATACTCTGACAATAGATTCAGTCGCATTTTTTTTAGTTTTTAATTCTTTTGGAAAGCTAATTGAGATGAGGTATCTCGATCCCGGAACGATCTTCACTGTCGATCCGACAAAAGGTTACAGAGGTGACTTATCCATCGCCTTCGTTCAGATCATCGATGACAATGTTGTCGAGACATTTAGTGCAAACGAAATTCTATTTCTTCACAAAAACCATCTTTCTGATGTGAATATGCGCGGCTTCGGCTTCTCCCCTCTTGAGGCGGCAATGCTAGATTTAGTTGGAGTAATCCGGTCTTTAAAATTCAATAGGGACACCTTTTCGAGACAACACCCTCCGGGATACCTCTCTCTCCAAGGAGATATTTCTCAGGACGGACTTGAATCGCTACAATTGCAATGGCAAGAGATGATCTCAGGACTCGACGATTCGCACCGTATCCCCATTGTTGCCACCTCTGCCGGTGAGGTGAAGTGGACTCCGCTCAATATTGCGAATGAAATGGTTTTCAAGGATTTACTTCAATGGAGCGTCTCACTTGTGCTTATGGCACATGGTATGGATCAAGCAGAGTTAGGATTACGACTCATCGGTTCACAATCCCTGTCTGAAGCAAACCAATCCGAAAAAAGCAAAATGAGTCTTACAAGAGCCAAGCTCTCTCTCCTAAATTATTTCGAATCTGTATTTTCGAAATTAAAAAGTTTTAGAGACGATGATTTTAGCGGAATTGTGTGTGAGTTTACCGGAAAAGATCCAGAGGATGAAAAGGACAAACTTCAAAAATACAAAGACGAGGTTGCAAATTGGAAACTCCTAGATGAGATACGGATCGAACAAGATCAGCCTACAATCGGTGAGACCTTATCAGATCTCTACGGAGTATCTGCCGACGATTATAAACTCGCAGGAGCGGTAATTCTCAATCCGGTATTTCAACAAAATTTACAAATGCTTAAACAAGAAACTTCTTCTTCGGATAACGGACAATATTCTGAATCGGAATTCAACGAAGATGACGAAGATTTAAACTTTTCTGAAAATGAAGAAAACAAAGAAGAAAATGAATATGATTTTTCGGAAGAAAAGGATAAGGATCTAGTATTTTAATACATCATGTTCAAGTTCAAATATATTTAATGTACGAAAATCTAAATTAAAATTTGTTTAGATATGCAGAAAGCAACAATGGAATAGGAAAATTCGAATTTGCTACCCTAGTAGTTCCAAGTCCGTTAGCTACCGTTGCTGAGGTTGGTACACAAAATACTCGTCCGTCAAATAGCAATACTCCTCCTGAATAAGCGTAACCTCCTGGATAAGTTCCTGCCGGGGTTATCAAGGTATCAGTGACAGGATCATAAATTCTTGCAGTAGTTGACGATGTTGGAACACAAAACACACGTCCATCTGGAAGCAAAACTCCACCCGAAAACGAACTACTTCCAGGATACGTTCCGCTTGGAGTCGATAATGAATCCGTAGTAGGATCATAAATCTTTGCAGTTGTGGCGTTATACGGAACACAAAAAACTCGTCCGTCAGAAAGTAAAACCCCTCCCATATAAGCCAAGTTTCCAGGATAGGTTCCTGCGGGAGTCGTCAATGTATCGTTAGTTGGGTTATAAATTCTTGCGGTAGTTGAAGAATGTGGAACACAAAATACACGTCCATCCGCAAGAAGAACAGCTCCCGCGAACGACATATTTCCGGGATAAATTCCAGAAGGTGTAGTTAATGAATCATTGGTTGGATTATAAATCCTTGCAGACGTGGAAGAAAATGGAACGCAAAAAACTCGACCGTCTCGAAGTATTAAACCACTCCAAAACGCGCTTGTTCCGGGATAAATGCCTGTCGGCGTACTAATCGAATCAGAAACTGGATTATAAATTCTTGCTGAAGTTGAAGAATATGGAATGCAAAAGACTCGACCATCTGATAACAAAACCCCACCGATAAACGCACCACCTCCAGGAAAAGAAACGGAAGGCGTTGAAACTAAATTTGATAACGGATCAAAGATTCGAGCTGTAGTAATATTGGAAGGAACACAAAATACACGACCATCAGGTAAAAGAACTCCGCCAAAAAATGCGTTACTTCCTGGATAAGAACCGCCGAACGAGATTTTCCATCCGAGATCGGAATCTGCGAGAGCTATAGTTTTTTGAATTACAGGTAAAATCTTACCTGACCAATCTCCTGAGAATTTAGGAATCTTGATACTCGTACTACCTGAGTTCCAAGTAGATCGCTCTGAATCGGTGACAAAACGATTCATTGAATCCTGAGTAATCTCGGAAGCAGGAATTACCCCAGTCCCTCTTTTTAAAGCTAGTGCAGAATCCGTCTCATTCTTCGTATAATAGCTTGTATTATGGTCGTGTGTTGAGGGAGTAAAAGACGAAGGTTTGTTTTGAATTGAATTCCAATTAGGATTTAATGCGCCATTCCAAGAGGTTCGTTCTGAATCTGTGATAAGCCTATGAGCCGAATCTTGAGATATTTCAGAAGCAACAATTTGAGGTCTCTGATTCGAAACAAGAATTCCGTCAGAACCAAGAGTGGCAATTCCCGAAACCGCGCCCTTTTCACTTGAATTTAATTTTGTATTTAATTGATTCTGTAGTGAACTAAAATTTGAAGTTCGAGCATTAGTTTCTTCTAATATTTTTGAATCTATGTAATTCCGAAGTTGATTGTCTTTTAAAAAATCATTTTTGAATGATTTCATTTGTATTCAACCCGGAATCGCACATTCCTATTTTGGAAAACCGAACTGCCCGTGAATTGAACGGTAACAATTCCCTGGTTATCGTATTTCGTTATTGAAGTAACTCCCGAAGGTGGCATTAGATACCACGCGTTAGAAGCATCGGAGACGAAAGCAAGAGCTGAAACAATGTTTGATCCAAGCCCTGTATCTATCGAACATTGACCGCTTCCATTCGTTATCCCTTCAAAAAAAGCGTTCTTTATCAACGTTCCAGCAGGAATTTGTCCGGTTCCGATCTGAGCGGCTCCCACTTGCGCGATCGATTGCAATAATGTAAGGTCTTTTGTATCGACATATTCTTTCACAGCTCTCGCTGACGGAGCTATAGAAACTTCAGAAAATGAAGGGGAATCTGTTAGAAATGACGCAGAAGGTGAAACATTATTATAGAATGGAACGGAAAGAAAAAACCAACTTCCCCGAGCTTCCGAAAACGCAAGTTCCCAGTACCCGCCATCTAGATCAAGTTGCCAATCTTCTAATGATTCTTCAATTTTTGATCCGTTTCTTTGAAGTGTGATGGGTGATGTTCCAGCATGATTCGAAAGATCCAGTATTCCTATGACAGTATTATCTTGTGGGCTTTCAGGAAGTAAGATCGAAATCAGTCCACTTGAAGTATCGACTAAAACTCTTTCGTATTTTGTAGCGGTATATGAATTCGAAATAATATTCGAATTTTTTAATGAACCGAAGTTTGTTTTCCAGGTACCGTCACCTGAAAGAAATTTTTCCCGATCGGAAACGCTCGGAGCGGGAACTAATCCCTTATTTCCGGGATTTGTTTCACTTGATCCTAAAAACTGATCATCGAGTGCAAGTATTCCGTTTTTATCCGGCAAGAAATAATTTCGTGCATTTGTCGCAAGTGATCTAAGCGAACTAATTATGGATCCGCCTGAAATAAATTCAATTCCTGGATTGCCTTGGTCTCCGGTTAATCCGGGGAAGCCAAGTGATGAGTTTTTTTCGGTCCGCCTTTGATACTGAGGATGATCATCCCCTACCCCAAGCCCGAGTAATTGTGAATGAAGTTGAGCGCGCGAAGTCGTTTTCAGCCAACGTCCCGGCGAAGAAGACGTTAAATCGTTTGGAAGAATACAGCGCGTCGGATCGTTAGGGTCGGGAAAAACCGCGGTAGAATTCGCATCAAACTGAAAAAAAGATAGTTCGTCTTCTACCTCTCGGATTTGTTTATCCGAACGCTCTGACGCAGGAACGTTTTTAAGTTCGAAAAGATTTTGTACCGGAGTATTCCAATTTGAAAGAACATGCTCCCTTACCCAAGTAAGATTTACCGCGTCCTTTGCTTCTTGCGGATCACCGACTTTCAATCTTGCAAAATCTGAATCGTTGGGAACCTTTAATTCTACTCCGGAAGCGGTCCCTACAATAAACGGACCGCCCTTTCCTATTCGAACCTTTGAACCAATGCCCTTGAGTAGAAAATCAAATACCGCAAGCATTTATCCGAGATAAACCTCGACCAAAATTTGATTTGTATCGTAGCCGGTTGCGACTCGAAGAGATTTTATTCCTCCGGTCCATGCCATAAAGCCACCCGGAACCGGGTGGTCTTGAGCGGACCCGTCAATGCGGACAACGATCGGAGCTGGATCTTCTTTTTTTACACCGGCGGCCGTATCATCGGCAAGATATGACCCAAGAATTACAACATATTTAAACTGGATACCCGCTGGAATCGGAATTGTTACCAGGTTGTCGGATTGCTTAAAAGCCTTAGTTAGTTTTTGGGGTTGTTGTACCTGATACTCGAATTCAAATTCGTCTACTTCGCGCTCAATAGCCGCGCCCGTTCTTTGGAATAACTGGAATATAGCTCTATGTATTTCCATCCCGCGAAGTATTGCAGAAATACAAGTATCGGTGAAGAAAAATGAAAAGTTATTAGGAATCTAACTAAATTGAGAAAGTGCGAAAACTATTGGATTCGTCTTCTATAAATACTTGCGACGATCTTAACTCGCTCCTTCCCTTCTAAAGTTGGATGCTTTACAGCTAAGTCATAATGTTTGTTTATAATATTCGAAGCGACGTGCGTTTTCGAAAGAAGAAGTTTAATCTCATATCTATCTCCATCCATGAGCCGATACAATTTTAAAACGGCAAAAGAGAATAATCGACTTAGAAATGGTAAAGATTGCCCTTCTAAAACAAGTTCGCGGATTTTAAAAGCGTCATAATGCAATATTGCTACAGCCCATAGAACTGCAAAGGGAAGAAGTCCTATAGCTGAATAAGCCGCTAAAAAAGAACCCCGGAGAGGAAGAATGTAGACACACAAAATAGAAACTGAAAGCGCGAATACTAATCCAATAAACATTAAAAACGATCGAATCCTTTCATCACCGCGTCGAAGAATCGTAACGCGACCTAAACTATATGCGCTAATCGAAATTGAAACAATACAATAAACGATAATTAAATGATAATTCAAATAAGGAGTATAAGAGTAAACTATCGGATTATCCAATTTTACGAAGGCTCCGAAAATGGAAATACATACAAAAGTAGGCATTAAAACGAAAATCAAAGCGATTCGATAATAATTGAATTTAATATTCCGTTTTATTAATAAAGCGACAACCAAATCAAGAAACAAAGGAATGAATACGACGGGAAACAAAATTAAATTGATAAAAATCTCTCGAATTGCAATAGGAAGATACAATCTAATAGAAAGCCCGAACATCCATAAGGAATTCATTATACATAGATAAAGAAAATATCTTTGGACTTTCTTTCTCGGGTTAATTCTATTTACGTAAAAGCCAAGGTATAATAAAAATAATCCGATTCCAACTGTGAGAAAACTTTCGTCAAACATCGTAGTTTTGCAACAGTTAATATGCTTTTGACGCAATTTCCTGTAAAGTCTCTTTTTCTAATTCAATCACTTTCAAGTAACATAGTTCGTTATTCAAATAAAAATCATGGAAGTAAACTTGTTCTTTATATCGAGGAGAATCTATTGCGCCGGATTTTTTATAAAAAAGTTTTATACTTCTCAATGAAACCGGATACATTCCATAAACCTTATTATAACCTTTCTCTACGCAATGTTTTGCTACTGCGCGAAAGGTTCTTTTCGCGGCTTCCCAACCTTCATTAGAAGTTGTAAAAGCAACTGCGTTCCAATCAGCAACATTTTCTTCCATTACTGCATAACGTCGTAGAATAGCGTTTTTATTATCGTCTCGAATCAAAGCGAATTCCAAAGGGATTAGGTTATTTGGCTTTTTTTCAACCAAACGCATAGCCGCGAGGATTTCTATTTCATTTTCGTAATAGAACCAGGTTGACCATTCATCGTAATCGAACTTTCTCCAGTCAGAATCTACATACCCTCCTTCTTGAAATTTTGTGATTATAAATTCCTTTACCCTATTTAGTTCGATCTCCGAATCATTGATTGTGAGCTTTTTTACAGTAAACTTTGTTGCGGCATGGGACATTGCCCTGCTATTTCATTTACGATTTTTTTTTCAAGAATTGTTTTATATATCTTTAATATACTAATTTTATAATAAAATTATTTATTGATTTCGATAAGCAATTTTTTTAGAATTTCCAAATTCCCAATCTTGGTTTTGGCGATTATTTTTACAATTTCATACCTGAGCTTATCCGATTTAAGATTGGAGAATAAGTTAATTTCCTCATCAGAAAAAATCGCCGCATTTTCCCCATTTACGAAGATAGAGCCTTCACCAGACATAAGCCACTTAGAAGATATTTCGGTGTAATGCTCAAATAAAATTGCAAAATTTATCGTTAGAGGAGTCGCTCCGTTTGCTATTCTTGAAATCGAACTTTGGCTTTCTCCCATCAACGAGGCAATTTTTCTTTGAGAAAGCCCTTTCTTTTCAGAAAGAAACCTCAATGCTGTATTAAATCGTTTTACAGCTTCCTTGTCTAATTTTTCAGAGCGAATCGGTTTCATCTTAGGGCATTAGATTTTTTTCATGTGATTCAATATGGATCATTTTTTCTACTTGACCTGATTCACTGTGCATCACATAATTTGAGCTATATCGAATTCAAATTTTATTATCCAGGTCTATAAATGTCAGAATCTACAGCTTCCCGGCCGATAATTGATTCCAAACTCACCCGCAGTTCTTTCGGCATAACCGTACGAAATTTTTTTAAAATAGGGAAAATCCTACCATCATTTTTTGAACCAAATTCTCAATTAAAGAATGATCTCGGCGGCCTGGGAAAAGAAAGGGATCTTCTTCAAAATGTGGACCTGGAAGAAGTTAAAACCAATTTAGAAGGATTTATTGAAAGAAAAGAATATAAAGACGAAGAAATGAGGCTTCCTGATTTCGCTATTTATATAGGATTAACTACTCACCAAGCATCGCATTATCTAAATAAACATTTAAAAATGAGTTTTGCAGACTTCATGAATTTTAACCGCATAGAAGAGGCGAAGAGAATTATCGCCCGTAGCGGAGACAAGCTCAACCTTCTCGATATTGCATTCGAAAGCGGATTCAATTCTTTATCCTCATTTCAC contains the following coding sequences:
- a CDS encoding LBL_2463 family protein, which produces MSHAATKFTVKKLTINDSEIELNRVKEFIITKFQEGGYVDSDWRKFDYDEWSTWFYYENEIEILAAMRLVEKKPNNLIPLEFALIRDDNKNAILRRYAVMEENVADWNAVAFTTSNEGWEAAKRTFRAVAKHCVEKGYNKVYGMYPVSLRSIKLFYKKSGAIDSPRYKEQVYFHDFYLNNELCYLKVIELEKETLQEIASKAY
- a CDS encoding phage portal protein, encoding MDNAGRGRPRGKDYEKNLAKRNRIEHSKEIQHKSSKVNEKLISLAKSWFNQVNTAEVAGRQPVYTYDQMQQMRDGINLRPSWRIPISNLRSASYGTSLISAIQTVRVEDLNRFARINSKSGLWFRMEDEDLEITDEISSRMKFCGRWFDKMGDLTPGWANRDHLVSVFEMMLRDTLTIDSVAFFLVFNSFGKLIEMRYLDPGTIFTVDPTKGYRGDLSIAFVQIIDDNVVETFSANEILFLHKNHLSDVNMRGFGFSPLEAAMLDLVGVIRSLKFNRDTFSRQHPPGYLSLQGDISQDGLESLQLQWQEMISGLDDSHRIPIVATSAGEVKWTPLNIANEMVFKDLLQWSVSLVLMAHGMDQAELGLRLIGSQSLSEANQSEKSKMSLTRAKLSLLNYFESVFSKLKSFRDDDFSGIVCEFTGKDPEDEKDKLQKYKDEVANWKLLDEIRIEQDQPTIGETLSDLYGVSADDYKLAGAVILNPVFQQNLQMLKQETSSSDNGQYSESEFNEDDEDLNFSENEENKEENEYDFSEEKDKDLVF
- a CDS encoding helix-turn-helix domain-containing protein, producing MKPIRSEKLDKEAVKRFNTALRFLSEKKGLSQRKIASLMGESQSSISRIANGATPLTINFAILFEHYTEISSKWLMSGEGSIFVNGENAAIFSDEEINLFSNLKSDKLRYEIVKIIAKTKIGNLEILKKLLIEINK
- a CDS encoding helix-turn-helix domain-containing protein, whose product is MSESTASRPIIDSKLTRSSFGITVRNFFKIGKILPSFFEPNSQLKNDLGGLGKERDLLQNVDLEEVKTNLEGFIERKEYKDEEMRLPDFAIYIGLTTHQASHYLNKHLKMSFADFMNFNRIEEAKRIIARSGDKLNLLDIAFESGFNSLSSFHRACRKFTGMSPKEIRYNLLD
- a CDS encoding LIC10906 family membrane protein — encoded protein: MFDESFLTVGIGLFLLYLGFYVNRINPRKKVQRYFLYLCIMNSLWMFGLSIRLYLPIAIREIFINLILFPVVFIPLFLDLVVALLIKRNIKFNYYRIALIFVLMPTFVCISIFGAFVKLDNPIVYSYTPYLNYHLIIVYCIVSISISAYSLGRVTILRRGDERIRSFLMFIGLVFALSVSILCVYILPLRGSFLAAYSAIGLLPFAVLWAVAILHYDAFKIRELVLEGQSLPFLSRLFSFAVLKLYRLMDGDRYEIKLLLSKTHVASNIINKHYDLAVKHPTLEGKERVKIVASIYRRRIQ